One Vigna unguiculata cultivar IT97K-499-35 chromosome 7, ASM411807v1, whole genome shotgun sequence genomic region harbors:
- the LOC114189463 gene encoding uncharacterized protein LOC114189463 — translation MLGFSYGEIFLLLGATAALIGPKDLPIISRTAGRLAGRAIGYVQLARGQFENVMQQSQARQVHKELQDTMAQLDAIRHEIRSISIINPGPLTRRFADNPDQTSTPNDCKKSEDSGENHPKPTDIKDSTSVSYNSCNMQNQATIYARLAESPSIKNELSASSPEVEKIDDKLQLTVLPISAENAGLLPNRGADVKGSDIVLEAILEAEVAHNAKEFFSQPQNQVK, via the exons ATGCTGGGCTTTTCATATGGAGAAATATTTCTGTTGCTTGGAGCCACTGCTGCTCTGATAG GTCCAAAGGATTTACCAATCATATCCAGAACAGCAGGGAGACTTGCTGGTAGAGCTATCGGATATGTACAATTGGCTCGTGGTCAGTTTGAAAATGTTATGCAGCAATCCCAGGCTCGCCAG GTTCATAAGGAACTGCAAGACACAATGGCTCAGCTAGATGCTATTCGTCATGAAATTCGAAGCATATCAATCATAAATCCTGGCCCTTTGACACGAAGGTTTGCTGACAATCCTGACCAGACATCTACCCCAAATG ACTGTAAGAAATCAGAAGATTCTGGAGAGAATCACCCGAAACCCACTGATATCAAG GATTCAACTTCTGTATCTTATAATTCATGCAATATGCAAAATCAAGCAACCATTTACGCCAGATTGGCAGAGTCCCCTTCCATAAAGAATGAGTTGTCAGCAAGTAGTCCTGAAGTGGAGAAGATAGACGACAAACTGCAGCTTACTGTCTTACCCATATCCGCTGAAAATGCTGGACTGTTACCAAATCGTGGGG CTGATGTGAAAGGATCTGACATAGTTCTAGAAGCAATTTTGGAGGCAGAGGTAGCTCATAACGCAAAGGAATTCTTTTCGCAGCCCCAAAACcaagtcaaataa
- the LOC114191259 gene encoding NEP1-interacting protein-like 2 has product MSKVILEFSFDPESLDSESQEFPLNLDIMVDVLQDGESEVEEEEEEEEVMELNAIMIPASEEAIDSLIKFTTLPSLRMETEKCSICMENFRLRENEETVKLSSMSYDHVFHHLCIVKWLKTSHTCPLCRYPVCIHKI; this is encoded by the coding sequence atgagTAAAGTAATCTTAGAATTTTCCTTTGATCCAGAGTCTCTAGATTCAGAAAGCCAGGAATTTCCTTTGAATTTAGACATCATGGTGGATGTACTTCAAGATGGAGAAAGCGAagtggaagaggaagaggaagaagaagaagtaatgGAACTGAATGCAATAATGATTCCAGCATCTGAAGAAGCCATTGATTCTCTCATTAAGTTCACAACTTTACCTTCTCTAAGAATGGAAACTGAGAAGTGCAGCATTTGCATGGAAAATTTTCGTTTAAGAGAGAATGAAGAAACTGTTAAGTTATCGTCGATGTCTTATGATCATGTTTTTCATCATTTGTGTATTGTAAAGTGGTTGAAGACAAGTCATACTTGTCCCTTATGTCGATACCCTGTGTGTATTCAtaagatttga